One window from the genome of Eriocheir sinensis breed Jianghai 21 chromosome 7, ASM2467909v1, whole genome shotgun sequence encodes:
- the LOC126995169 gene encoding uncharacterized protein LOC126995169 isoform X3, with protein sequence MSFSEDFVTSTQVRDESDQARRKARMMDDPELNGSFFGVRESAREGGPLMPGNSHHSTPIEAKNNKNKKNTLQGTKKRKIPSLTSPRDKNSNITTSLSDEEEEIKTANQVTNEDYTNANTPAKGKSRVGQIDNLLKALTSTPHARSDRVKKMKLPNRLIFQPPGRRTRNREAAMRRFQSSRFCPVDDSEEEEEDKEDEEGKMEEGDEEKNENRKEKTQRREKEEDDEEKIQEDKEEIKQNREKKSKEDNIEELQETEEKDTEEEEEEEEEDDEEKIQKEEEEIKQNREKKEKEPTETEKKNKEDNIEELQEMEEKDTEEGEEEEKVMEMEPEKKENKEELLKDAEEVEEEEEEEEDKKEELLKDAEEVEEEEEEEDKKEELLKNTEEVEEEEEEEEDKKEELLKNTEEVEEEEEEEEEEEEEEEDKKEELLKGTEEVEEEEEEEEEEKEKLPKNAEEVEEEEEEEENNTIEMEIELEQIEVEIRVQHRTGIEDDRLKNLTETSDNAKQRKNENKEEKTDNQERRTAIDDAEEEEKTKAKKQRRGRSRLSIRRRTEEREIDDGKNSISDDDGSRKDGIFWKKRIVNDVEGKNDGAKDTVDNERNKGDDEWRNRRRGGGGENRSGHNVNKEMHGNKENESYERDGGRTREENEDTEDRTRNNEKEENEKETKNEKRNIKHQNTHKNSPEGEDEGERRQPGKEDDRGDKIEYLHLRRGRRRRKLTGKIAKQVDDKNDSAKNLRRGTRRRCPTKKMIEYKEEEEVRREIRRSPRNVSGTAMRVLRRGTRNRPLSTAPQKLETDRTDEIELGRTITSLSTAPQKLETDRTDEIELGRTITSLSTAPQNLDTETTDEIELRRRIGPLSTAPQNLDTETTDEIELRRRIGPLSTAPQKLETDRTDEIELGRTISSLFTAQQELYTERMDEIELGRTISSLSTAPQNLDTERTDEIAEKGSESMSNSEKGSDSIPSGPGGGSDPTTDEVRHMPLSTVAQKMDSEGEGTERIEDLRNRCSVAQKEECSTDDEVECNKETVNRYSSTEALKGTREEHRNIETTEKQSTEGDKGIECTREMGHISPSTEAQKDKEEGVEHSMEINRILAPETQTQSPYELGDCGETQLVLETENQSVFMERTANWNMATTIFTTTTSATTVDSDRTSPNEPQTDAGNTNEAKTKGETENLEDYDTDLFISPSRSPFPLSPGQREGESASSHESFAYDTQFGQGFFQSQEESEAYLLSLVGKEPHDTTTQPECVSVRCIEELNHLELTDLYAFPFLEDMHSAGFEMEEKHLLGESDDFDNKTHGTPPPLLPPPPPGDLLEQSWIQGSDKGSDPTVLSPERGSNSLSSPKKVYLPAPSPRKRLKSVSRQEGENLGSVSLERGLDSLSSPKKGFDPTLLSLEIGSNSAPSSPQKGSDPTVLNPERGSNSLSRSKKEYLPAPNPRKRLKSVSRQEGENLGSVSLGKGLDSLSSPKKGFDSSPSSPEKGSESISSSEKGSDSIPSGPGGGSDHTTTTTTTTLTTTTAITTTTAITTTITTATTIVNAKQESTVKITCNLDPKPPTENTENVEIKFKNQGFPAKKRKLKPLTEHIKNLAIEPPEQESSKKTRDSNLKQKKTCDSNLKQKKTCDSNLKQKKTCDSNLKQKKMCDSNLKPLVENVENFEEEESVEKESSSESDTSCERELDPDMRERDPLKLESLAERIEKFEEGEELSATGSSSEGDMSSEGGLEPDMGERDPLKLESLAERIEKFEEGEELSATGSSSEGDTSSEGGLEPDMGERDPLKLESLPESIVKFEEGEELSVTGSSSEGDMSSEGGLEPDMGERDPLKLGSLPESIVKFEEGEELSATGSSSEGDTSIEREFEPDIGERDPLKLESLGESIEKSEEYEETYEKVSISEDWTSSEGGLEPGMKGIETQHDDTSEKEGSRTSSEGELDPEMKGVQTQSDSNVIGEGELDPETKGIKDKQNRREKGENRTSREGESNPETKGIEDKQNPSKKGESHPETKGMGNKPHSQPTSSRQHTTPYVTPRPHRTLPRQHRQRRNTPHGPKPTSYLGVNLSTPSMQDIAKNAYFSTPNTPWKARRQSKLACPSWWLDDLPLPSHVPSTSDTHKMTNEGDSNEGMLCESRAVLSRKRKKMREDLPNISGHSSSSNSPRLTNVEMDSDSTVLFEFPDAVLSDTSSRKGKKLKRKGVPLPCALSATSDSPPLTELEKSMLKDLPLLYALSYTSASPRNTDEGTDTDATVLFEFSDAVLSDTSSRKGKKSRRKGVPLPCALSTTSDSPPLTEVEKAMIEELLLPYTRSSTSGSPKNTDEGTDTDATVLYDSPDKHPPLTKLEKSMVKDLPLPYALSSASDSPKNTDIDETVLYNSPKKTYPPLTELEKSMLKDLPLPYSLSSTSNSPKMTDEDADTDESMLYDSVKPPYPPLTELEKSMLKDLPLPYGLSSTSNSPKMTDEDPSTDESILYDSVKLPYPPLTELEKAMIEDLPLPYALSSTCSSPKMTDEDTSTDESMLYDSVKPSYPPLTELEKAMIEDLPLPYALSSTSNSPKMTDEDTSTDESILYDSDKPSYPPLTELEKAMIEDLPLPYALSSTCSSPKMTDEDTSTDESLLYDSDKPPYLPLTELEKSMLKDLPLPYGLSSTSNSPKMTDEDADTDESILYDSVKPPYPPLTKLEKSMVKDLPLPYGLSSTTNSPKMTDGDTDTDETLLCDSPDEPRDSPLTELEKSVVKDLPLPSLPFLTNRNMADRNTDTHNVMPGEELREKNKIELPSSNQDSDATTKGSRNSTPSDSGLDANRAVIEDLIRDWMSDKSLRSGNPSLAPSPERSEASEREELDRSNRNDGDVTEEKSDKNKNKENHPCTNQGERERPTTDNHTNVTNLELTPARNVHQDTVTNTTPYTVETVWHSETSLTVRTVRRKFTNPGMQDVTRHDPQPSKRWKTEGGGERRMENESVRCDNEGRNSDGERTAKMRKNKLDSDPESDDTSCEGERRMKMRERRCESEEGGAEAGNTSSDSERKAKRKEMHERENWETSERDKTSHESDQGRTKRKKRRRHGGKREMATQNTSWESGTQTKTRQEITERGKTSYDNGKETNLTNISHIRKWETKKQNTSCESEAQTKTINEITRRDNRRYDRRKLAPSTNRTLDSTLGSSSDRSFTVTVCNKVKRLSDIKITLCEDSEAEESGSKDGEIKVKVQFTEQPEMTLDGGQVSGDGADRLGMVTSTPLVTSASVRRKRLVGDSVEDDDS encoded by the exons ATGTCCTTCAGCGAGGATTTTGTGACGAGCACGCAGGTCAGGGACGAGAGCGACCAGGCCAGGAGGAAGGCACGCATGATGGATGACCCGGAACTAAACGGCAGCTTCTTTGGGGTTCGGGAAAGTGCGAGGGAGGGCGGACCGTTGATGCCGGGAAACAGTCACCACTCGACCCCCATTGAagcgaaaaacaacaaaaacaagaagaatacaCTACAGGGCACTAAAAAACGCAAAATTCCGTCACTTACGTCACCCAGAGATAAGAATTCCAACATCACTACAAGCTTGtccgatgaagaagaggaaatcaaAACAGCAAACCAGGTCACCAATGAAGATTACACAAATGCCAACacaccagcaaagggtaaatcaAGGGTGGGACAGATAGACAACCTTCTTAAAGCCTTGACCTCCACCCCACATGCCAGGTCGGACAGGGTCAAAAAGATGAAGCTGCCTAATAGACTGATTTTTCAACCTCCCGGCAGAAGAACGAGGAATAGGGAGGCGGCAATGAGGAGATTTCAGAGTAGCCGTTTCTGTCCTGTTGAtgactcagaggaggaggaggaggacaaggaagatgaagaggggaagatggaggaaggagatgaggagaaaaatgagaatcgAAAGGAGAAAAcgcaaaggagagagaaggaggaagatgatgaagagaaaatccaagaagataaagaggaaataaagcagaatagagagaagaagagcaaggaagatAACATAGAAGAATTACAGGAAACTgaagagaaagacacagaagaagaagaagaggaggaggaggaagatgatgaagagaaaatccaaaaagaggaagaggagataaagcagaatagagaaaagaaggagaaagagccaacagagacagagaagaagaacaaggaagataaCATAGAAGAATtacaggaaatggaagagaaagacacagaagaaggagaagaggaggagaaagtgatggaaatggaaccagagaagaaggagaataaagaggagttaCTGAAGGATgctgaagaggtggaagaagaagaagaagaggaggaggataagaaagaggagttaCTGAAGGATgctgaagaggtggaagaagaagaagaggaggaggataagaaagaggagttactgaagaacactgaagaggtggaagaagaagaagaagaggaggaggataagaaagaggagttactgaagaacactgaagaggtggaagaagaagaagaagaagaggaggaggaggaggaggaggaggaggataagaaagaggagttaCTGAAGGGCactgaagaggtggaagaagaagaagaagaagaggaggaggagaaagagaaattacCAAAGAACgctgaagaggtggaagaagaagaagaagaggaggagaataacacGATAGAAATGGAAATCGAACTTGAGCAAATTGAGGTGGAAATCCGAGTTCAACACCGCACCGGAATCGAAGACGATCGCCTCAAAAACTTAACAGAAACCTCGGACAACGCAAaacagaggaagaatgagaacaaggaagagaaaacggacaACCAGGAACGAAGGACAGCCATAGACgacgcagaggaagaagagaagacgaaggcgaagaaacagagaagaggaaggagtagactTTCAATACGTAgaagaacagaggagagggagattgaCGATGGGAAGAACAGTATAAGCGATGATGATGGCAGTAGAAAGGACGGCATTTTTTGGAAGAAGAGGATTGTGAATGACGTAGAGGGCAAGAACGATGGTGCAAAGGACACTGTAGATaatgagagaaacaaaggagatgATGAATGGCgtaacaggaggagaggaggaggaggagagaacagatcAGGTCATAACGTAAACAAGGAAATGCACGGAAATAAGGAGAACGAAAGCTATGAACGCGACggaggaagaacaagggaagaaaatgaagacacagAAGACAGAACAAGgaataatgagaaagaggaaaatgaaaaggaaactaagaatgagaagagaaacatCAAacatcaaaacactcataaaaacagtcctgaaggtgaagatgaaggcgagAGAAGACAGCCAGGGAAAGAAGATGATAGAGGTGATAAAATTGAGTATCTACacctaagaagaggaagaagaagaaggaaactcaCTGGAAAAATCGCAAAACAAGTTGACGACAAAAATGACTCCGCAAAAAACCTTAGAAGAGGGACAAGAAGAAGATGTCCCACTAAGAAAATGAttgaatataaagaagaagaagaggttagaAGAGAAATTAGAAGAAGTCCTAGAAATGTTAGTGGTACAGCGATGAGGGTTCTCAGAAGGGGGACGAGGAACAGACCTCTTTCCACAGCGCCACAGAAACTTGAAACAGATAGAACGGATGAAATTGAGCTTGGAAGAACAATCACCTCTCTTTCCACAGCGCCACAGAAACTTGAAACAGATAGAACGGATGAAATTGAGCTTGGAAGAACAATCACCTCTCTTTCCACAGCGCCACAGAATCTTGACACGGAAACAACGGATGAAATTGAGCTTAGAAGAAGAATCGGACCTCTTTCCACAGCGCCACAGAATCTTGACACGGAAACAACGGATGAAATTGAGCTTAGAAGAAGAATCGGACCTCTTTCCACAGCGCCACAGAAACTTGAAACAGATAGAACGGATGAAATCGAG CTTGGAAGAACAATCAGCTCTCTTTTCACAGCACAACAGGAACTTTACACAGAAAGAATGGATGAAATTGAGCTTGGAAGAACAATCAGCTCTCTTTCCACAGCGCCACAGAATCTTGACACAGAAAGAACGGATGAAATTGCAGAAAAAGGGTCAGAATCTATGTCAAACTCAGAGAAAGGATCAGATTCCATCCCATCAGGTCCTGGAGGAGGGTCAGATCCTACGACTGATGAAGTAAGACACATGCCTCTCTCCACAGTAGCACAGAAAATGGATTCAGAAGGTGAGGGAACAGAAAGAATTGAAGACTTGAGAAACAGATGTAGCGTAGCACAGAAGGAAGAGTGCAGTACAGATGATGAGGTAGAGTGTAACAAAGAAACAGTTAACAGATACTCCTCTACAGAAGCACTAAAAGGGACTAGAGAGGAACACAGAAATatagaaacaacagaaaaacagagTACAGAAGGAGATAAGGGAATAGAGTGTACCAGAGAAATGGGGCACATATCTCCCTCTACAGAAGcacagaaggataaagaagaaggtgTGGAGCATAGCATGGAAATAAACAGAATCCTCGCCCCAGAAACGCAAACTCAGTCTCCGTACGAGCTTGGCGACTGCGGCGAAACTCAACTCGTACTGGAAACGGAAAACCAGAGTGTGTTTATGGAGCGTACTGCAAACTGGAACATggctactactatttttactactactacaagtgcTACAACAGTGGATAGTGACCGGACGAGCCCTAACGAACCCCAGACAGATGCAGGAAACACAAACGAAGCGAAAacgaaaggagaaacagaaaaccTTGAGGATTACGACACAGACTTATTTATTTCGCCTTCACGGAGCCCTTTTCCCTTATCGCcagggcagagggagggagagagcgccTCATCACACGAAAGCTTTGCCTACGACACCCAGTTCGGACAAGGCTTCTTCCAATCACAGGAGGAGTCTGAGGCCTATCTACTATCGCTTGTCGGAAAGGAACCGCACGACACGACTACCCAACCAGAGTGTGTTAGTGTCCGTTGCATAGAGGAGCTAAACCACCTTGAACTGACGGATTTGTACGCTTTTCCGTTCCTTGAAGACATGCACAGTGCGGGTTttgagatggaagaaaaacaTTTGCTGGGAGAAAGTGATGATTTTGATAACAAGACACAcggaactcctcctcctcttcttcctcctcctccccctggtgACCTTTTAGAACAGTCATGGATTCAGGGTTCCGATAAAGGGTCTGATCCCACTGTGTTGAGTCCCGAGAGAGGATCGAACTCCTTATCAAGTCCGAAGAAAGTGTATCTGCCTGCGCCAAGTCCAAGGAAAAGGTTAAAATCTGTAtcaaggcaggagggagagaactTAGGATCGGTGAGTCTGGAAAGAGGGTTGGATTCCCTATCAAGTCCAAAGAAAGGGTTCGATCCAACTCTGTTAAGTCTGGAAATCGGGTCAAATTCTGCTCCATCAAGTCCACAAAAAGGGTCTGATCCCACTGTGTTAAATCCTGAGAGAGGATCCAATTCTCTATCAAGGTCAAAGAAAGAGTATCTGCCTGCGCCAAATCCAAGGAAAAGGTTAAAATCTGTAtcaaggcaggagggagagaactTAGGATCAGTGAGTTTGGGAAAAGGGTTGGATTCCCTATCAAGTCCAAAGAAAGGGTTCGATTCTTCTCCATCAAGTCCAGAGAAAGGGTCAGAATCTATATCAAGCTCAGAGAAAGGATCAGATTCCATCCCATCAGGTCCTGGAGGAGGGTCagatcatactactactactactactactactcttactactactactgctattactactactacagctattaccaccaccatcaccactgctacgACTATAGTTAATGCAAAACAAGAATCTACAGTAAAGATAACTTGTAATTTGGACCCGAAACCACCCACAGAAAACACAGAGAACGTCGAAATCAAATTTAAAAACCAAGGATTtccagcaaagaaaagaaaattgaaaccaCTGACAGAACACATAAAGAACCTTGCAATTGAACCTCCAGAACAAGAATCGTCAAAGAAAACACGTGATTCTAacctgaaacaaaagaaaacgtgtGATTCTAacctgaaacaaaagaaaacgtgtGATTCTAacctgaaacaaaagaaaacgtgtGATTCTAacctgaaacaaaagaaaatgtgtGATTCTAACCTTAAACCACTGGTGGAAAATGTAGAGAActttgaagaagaagaatcagtTGAAAAAGAATCCAGTTCAGAAAGCGATACATCATGTGAGAGAGAGTTGGAtccagatatgagagagagagatcctttgaAGCTGGAATCATTGGCAGAAAGAATTGAGAAgtttgaagaaggtgaagaatTGAGCGCAACAGGATCCAGTTCTGAAGGTGATATGTCAAGTGAAGGAGGATTGGAACctgatatgggagagagagatccTTTGAAGCTGGAATCATTGGCAGAAAGGATTGAGAAgtttgaagaag gtgaagaatTGAGCGCAACAGGATCCAGTTCAGAAG GCGATACGTCAAGTGAAGGAGGATTGGAACctgatatgggagagagagatccTTTGAAGCTGGAATCATTGCCAGAAAGCATTGTGAAgtttgaagaag gtgaagaatTGAGCGTAACAGGATCCAGTTCAGAAGGAGATATGTCAAGTGAAGGAGGATTGGAACctgatatgggagagagagatccTTTGAAGCTGGGATCATTGCCAGAAAGCATTGTGAAgtttgaagaag gtgaagaatTGAGCGCAACAGGATCCAGTTCAGAAGGTGATACATCAATTGAAAGGGAATTTGAACcagatataggagagagagatccTTTGAAGCTGGAATCATTAGGAGAAAGCATTGAAAAGtctgaagaatatgaagaaacatatgaaaaagTATCCATTTCAGAAGACTGGACCTCAAGTGAAGGAGGATTGGAACCAGGAATGAAAGGGATCGAAACCCAACATGACGACACaagcgaaaaggaaggaagcagaacaTCGAGTGAGGGAGAACTGGACCCAGAAATGAAAGGAGTCCAAACCCAAAGTGATTCAAATGTTATAGGAGAAGGAGAATTGGACCCAGAAACAAAAGGGATCAAAGACAAACAAAatcgaagagaaaaaggagaaaacagaacaTCAAGGGAAGGAGAATCAAACCCAGAAACAAAAGGGATCGAAGACAAACAGAATCCAAGCAAAAAAGGAGAATCACACCCAGAAACAAAAGGTATGGGAAACAAACCCCACTCACAACCCACATCGTCCAGACAACACACAACACCCTACGTAACACCAAGGCCTCACCGCACCCTCCCTCGGCAACACAGGCAACGCAGGAACACCCCACATGGCCCCAAACCTACGTCCTACCTGGGTGTGAATCTTTCGACACCCTCCATGCAGGATATCGCCAAGAACGCCTATTTCAGTACGCCCAACACGCCATGGAAAGCGAGGAGGCAGAGTAAGCTGGCCTGTCCCTCCTGGTGGCTTGACGATCTGCCTCTCCCCTCGCATGTTCCCTCGACATCTGACACTCACAAAATGACAAATGAGGGAGATTCTAATGAGGGTATGCTGTGTGAGTCTCGTGCTGTGCTGtcaaggaaacggaagaaaatgagagaagactTACCCAATATCTCCGGTCATTCCTCAAGCAGTAACTCTCCCAGATTGACAAATGTGGAGATGGATTCCGATTCGACTGTGCTGTTTGAGTTTCCTGATGCTGTTCTGTCCGACACATcatcaaggaaaggaaagaaattaaagaggaaaggcGTACCTCTCCCCTGCGCTCTCTCCGCAACCAGTGACTCGCCACCATTGACAGAACTGGAGAAATCAATGCTAAAAGACCTGCCTCTCCTCTATGCTCTCTCCTATACCAGTGCCTCTCCCAGGAACACAGATGAAGGCACAGATACAGATGCGACTGTGCTGTTTGAGTTTTCTGATGCTGTTCTGTCCGACACATcatcaaggaagggaaagaaatcaaGGAGGAAAGGCGTACCTCTCCCCTGCGCTCTCTCCACAACCAGTGACTCTCCACCATTGACGGAAGTGGAGAAAGCAATGATTGAAGAGTTGCTTCTCCCCTACACTCGCTCCTCAACCAGTGGCTCTCCCAAGAACACAGATGAAGGCACGGATACTGACGCGACTGTGCTGTATGACTCTCCTGATAAACATCCACCATTGACAAAACTGGagaaatcaatggtaaaagactTGCCTCTCCCCTACGCTCTCTCCTCAGCCAGTGACTCGCCCAAGAACACGGATATTGACGAGACTGTACTGTATAATTCTCCTAAAAAAACCTATCCACCATTGACGGAACTGGAGAAATCAATGCTAAAAGACTTGCCTCTCCCTTACAGTCTCTCCTCCACCAGTAACTCTCCCAAAATGACGGATGAAGATGCAGATACAGATGAATCTATGCTGTATGATTCTGTTAAACCACCCTATCCACCATTGACAGAACTGGAGAAATCAATGCTAAAAGATTTGCCTCTCCCTTACGGTCTCTCCTCCACCAGTAACTCCCCTAAAATGACAGATGAAGACCCAAGTACAGATGAATCTATACTGTATGATTCTGTTAAACTGCCCTATCCACCATTGACGGAACTGGAAAAGGCAATGATTGAAGACTTGCCTCTCCCCTATGCTCTCTCCTCAACTTGCAGCTCTCCTAAAATGACGGATGAAGACACAAGTACAGATGAATCTATGCTGTATGATTCTGTTAAACCATCCTATCCACCATTGACAGAACTGGAAAAGGCAATGATTGAAGACTTGCCCCTCCCCTATGCTCTCTCCTCCACCAGTAACTCTCCCAAAATGACAGATGAAGACACAAGTACAGATGAATCTATACTGTATGATTCTGACAAACCGTCCTATCCACCATTGACGGAACTGGAAAAGGCAATGATTGAAGACTTGCCTCTCCCCTATGCTCTCTCCTCAACTTGCAGCTCTCCCAAAATGACAGATGAAGACACAAGTACAGATGAATCTCTGCTGTATGATTCTGATAAACCGCCCTATCTACCATTGACGGAGCTGGAGAAATCAATGCTAAAAGATTTGCCTCTCCCTTACGGTCTCTCCTCCACCAGTAACTCTCCTAAAATGACAGATGAAGATGCAGATACAGATGAATCTATACTGTATGATTCCGTTAAACCACCCTATCCACCATTGACGAAACTGGagaaatcaatggtaaaagaccTACCTCTCCCTTACGGTCTCTCCTCAACCACTAACTCTCCCAAAATGACGGACGGAGACACGGATACTGACGAAACTCTACTCTGTGACTCTCCTGATGAACCACGTGATTCACCATTGACAGAACTGGAGAAATCAGTGGTGAAGGacttgcccctcccttcccttcccttcctgacaaacagaaacatggcagacagaaacacagacactcATAATGTAATGCCGGGTGAGGAATTAAGGGAAAAGAACAAAATTGAGCTCCCTTCTTCTAACCAAGACTCAGATGCAACTACAAAGGGATCCAGGAACTCAACACCCTCTGACTCTGGACTGGATGCTAATAGGGCGGTCATAGAGGATTTGATAAGGGATTGGATGAGTGATAAGTCTCTCCGTAGTGGGAATCCGAGCCTAGCACCATCGCCAGAGAGAAGTGAGGCATCGGAGAGAGAAGAACTTGACCGCAGCAACAGAAATGACGGAGACGTAACAGAAGAAAAGTccgataaaaataaaaacaaagaaaatcatcCATGTACcaaccaaggagagagagagagaccaaccacTGACAACCATACAAATGTTACCAACTTAGAACTCACACCCGCAAGGAACGTACACCAGGACACTGTTACCAATACCACCCCGTACACCGTGGAGACCGTCTGGCATTCGGAAACGTCCCTCACCGTAAGAACCGTAAGACGCAAATTCACAAACCCAGGCATGCAAGACGTGACCCGACATGACCCCCAACCCAGCAAGAGGTGGAAgactgagggaggaggtgaacgGAGGATGGAAAATGAGAGCGTAAGATGTGATAATGAGGGAAGAAACTCTGATGGTGAAAGAACGgcaaaaatgaggaaaaacaagCTTGATAGTGACCCAGAAAGTGACGATACAAGCTGTGAAGGTGAacgaagaatgaaaatgagggaaagaaggtgtgAGAGTGAGGAAGGGGGCGCAGAGGCAGGGAATACAAGCTCTGATAGTGAACGAaaggcaaaaaggaaggaaatgcatGAGAGGGAGAACTGGGAGACATCGGAGAGGGACAAAACTAGCCATGAGAGTGACCAAGGacggacgaaaagaaagaaacggaggcGACATGGTGGAAAACGGGAAATGGCGACACAAAACACCAGCTGGGAAAGTGGAACGCAAACAAAAACAAGGCAAGAAAtaacagagagagggaagacaAGTTACGACAATGGGAAGGAAACTAACTTGACGAACATTAGCCATATCAGAAAATGGGAGACCAAGAAACAAAATACCAGCTGTGAAAGTGAAGCGCAAACCAAAACAATAAACGAAATAACCAGGAGGGATAATAGACGTTACGACCGCAGAAAACTCGCACCCTCGACCAACAGAACCCTGGACAGTACCCTTGGCAGCTCCTCCGATCGCAGCTTCACCGTCACAGTATGCAATAAGGTCAAGAGGCTGAGCGACATTAAAATCACCCTCTGTGAAGACTCCGAGGCCGAGGAGAGCGGGTCAAAGGACGGCGAGATCAAAGTGAAGGTGCAGTTTACCGAGCAACCTGAGATGACCCTAGATGGAGGTCAGGTTAGCGGTGATGGTGCGGATAGGTTAGGGATGGTGACCTCGACCCCTCTCGTGACCTCAGCTAGCGTAAGAAGGAAGAGGTTGGTCGGGGAtagtgttgaagatgatgatAGTTGA